In Luteimonas viscosa, the following proteins share a genomic window:
- the sufB gene encoding Fe-S cluster assembly protein SufB, translating to MATELAEPIANKEIHEQLGRRYDAGFVTEIESDSLPAGLDEDVVRALSAKKGEPQWMTDWRLAAYRHWLTMPVPHWAKLRIAPIDFQSISYYSAPKGPKYKSLDEVPQELLDTYDKLGVPLHERARLAGVAVDAVFDSVSVGTTFRKELAEKGVIFCSMSEAIAEHPELVRQYLGTVVPVADNYFAALNSAVFSDGSFVFIPKGVRCPMELSTYFRINAGHTGQFERTLIVCEDKGHVSYLEGCTAPMRDENQLHAAVVELVALEDAEIKYSTVQNWYPGDEQGRGGIYNFVTKRAECRGARSKVTWTQVETGSAITWKYPSCVLLGDDSTGEFHSVALTHHRQQADTGTKMIHVGKRTKSKIVSKGISAGHGQNTYRGLVKVAAGADGARNHTQCDSLLIGKRCGAHTFPYIEVKNPGATVEHEATTSKISDDQLFYCRTRGISEEDAVSLIVDGFCKQVFRELPMEFAVEAKKLLDVSLEGSVG from the coding sequence ATGGCCACCGAACTCGCAGAACCGATCGCCAACAAGGAAATCCACGAACAGCTCGGCCGTCGCTACGACGCCGGGTTCGTCACCGAAATCGAGTCCGACTCGCTGCCGGCGGGCCTGGACGAGGACGTGGTGCGCGCGCTCTCGGCCAAGAAGGGCGAGCCGCAGTGGATGACCGACTGGCGCCTGGCCGCCTACCGCCACTGGCTGACCATGCCGGTGCCGCACTGGGCCAAGCTGCGGATCGCGCCGATCGATTTCCAGTCGATCAGCTACTACTCCGCACCGAAGGGCCCGAAGTACAAGTCGCTCGACGAGGTGCCGCAGGAACTGCTCGACACCTACGACAAGCTCGGCGTGCCGCTGCACGAGCGCGCGCGCCTGGCCGGGGTCGCGGTCGACGCGGTGTTCGATTCGGTGTCCGTGGGCACCACCTTCCGCAAGGAACTGGCCGAGAAGGGCGTGATCTTCTGCTCCATGTCCGAGGCCATCGCCGAGCATCCGGAGCTGGTGCGCCAGTACCTGGGCACCGTGGTTCCGGTCGCCGACAACTACTTCGCGGCGCTCAATTCGGCGGTGTTCTCCGACGGCAGCTTCGTGTTCATCCCGAAGGGCGTGCGCTGCCCGATGGAACTGAGCACCTATTTCCGCATCAACGCCGGCCATACCGGCCAGTTCGAGCGCACCCTGATCGTCTGCGAGGACAAGGGCCACGTCTCGTACCTGGAAGGCTGCACAGCGCCGATGCGCGACGAGAACCAGCTGCATGCGGCGGTGGTGGAACTGGTTGCGCTGGAAGACGCCGAGATCAAGTACTCGACCGTGCAGAACTGGTATCCGGGCGACGAGCAGGGCCGCGGCGGCATCTACAACTTCGTCACCAAGCGCGCCGAATGCCGGGGCGCGCGCAGCAAGGTCACCTGGACCCAGGTCGAAACCGGCTCGGCGATCACCTGGAAGTACCCGTCCTGCGTGCTGCTGGGCGACGACTCGACCGGCGAGTTCCACTCGGTGGCGCTCACCCACCATCGCCAGCAGGCCGACACCGGCACCAAGATGATCCACGTCGGCAAGCGCACCAAGAGCAAGATCGTCAGCAAGGGCATCAGCGCCGGCCATGGCCAGAACACCTACCGTGGCCTGGTCAAGGTCGCCGCCGGCGCGGACGGCGCGCGCAACCACACCCAGTGCGACAGCCTGCTGATCGGCAAGCGCTGCGGCGCGCACACCTTCCCCTACATCGAGGTGAAGAACCCGGGCGCGACCGTGGAACACGAGGCGACCACGTCCAAGATCAGCGACGACCAGCTGTTCTATTGCCGCACGCGCGGGATCAGCGAGGAAGACGCGGTGAGCCTGATCGTCGACGGCTTCTGCAAGCAGGTCTTCCGCGAACTGCCGATGGAGTTCGCGGTCGAGGCCAAGAAGCTCTTGGACGTGTCGCTGGAAGGCAGCGTCGGCTGA
- a CDS encoding SUF system Fe-S cluster assembly regulator, translating into MLRVTRLTDYATVVLTVLASRPEAVLSAADLAERAGLEGPTVSKLLKPLAQAGLVEGFRGVHGGYRLARPATDISLVEIVEAMEGPLAMTECSLDHGECGISARCGVRANWRRINDVVADALRGVSLAQMLDDVPPSPPPARRIAARLANA; encoded by the coding sequence ATGCTCCGTGTCACCCGGCTTACCGACTACGCCACCGTCGTCCTGACCGTCCTCGCCTCGCGGCCGGAAGCGGTGCTCAGCGCGGCCGACCTGGCCGAACGCGCCGGCCTGGAGGGCCCCACGGTCAGCAAGCTGCTCAAGCCGCTGGCGCAGGCCGGGCTGGTGGAAGGCTTCCGCGGCGTGCATGGCGGATACCGACTGGCGCGGCCGGCGACCGACATCAGCCTGGTCGAGATCGTCGAGGCGATGGAAGGCCCGCTGGCGATGACCGAATGCAGCCTCGACCACGGCGAGTGCGGGATCTCGGCCCGATGCGGCGTGCGCGCCAACTGGCGCCGCATCAACGACGTGGTCGCCGACGCGCTGCGCGGCGTGAGCCTGGCGCAGATGCTCGACGACGTGCCCCCCTCGCCCCCGCCCGCCAGGCGCATCGCCGCCCGGCTGGCCAATGCGTAA
- a CDS encoding non-heme iron oxygenase ferredoxin subunit: protein MSENWTWICATDELLPGEMKTAFDEITGAGIVVVNLDGTLYALEDRCSHEEFELSAGSVDPDEGSIECVLHGARFDLRDGRALCAPAYEPVPKFPVKTEHGGVWARDDRG, encoded by the coding sequence ATGAGCGAAAACTGGACCTGGATCTGCGCCACGGACGAACTGCTCCCGGGCGAGATGAAGACCGCATTCGACGAGATCACGGGCGCCGGCATCGTCGTGGTCAATCTCGATGGCACGCTGTACGCGCTCGAGGACCGCTGCAGCCACGAGGAGTTCGAACTCTCCGCCGGCAGCGTCGACCCGGACGAGGGCAGCATCGAATGCGTGCTGCATGGCGCACGCTTCGACCTCCGCGACGGCCGCGCCCTGTGCGCGCCCGCCTACGAGCCGGTGCCGAAGTTCCCGGTGAAGACCGAACACGGCGGCGTCTGGGCGCGCGACGACCGCGGATGA
- a CDS encoding HutD/Ves family protein, whose translation MDRSSRVIPAQEYRRVRWMNGAGWTREIHADPAGAGWAWRLSIAEVEADAPFSVLPGVERELVLLEGTGLRLRFDDGETHELLPPYPRLRFAGERALGGQPIEGRAVNFNLMWRRDAVMAQLWHRPLAGAMVLFVEPGSTWAVHLLAGRARLEGVAGLPALAPGDTALLVAHRQRARYVLDGGGEALLIRIDPREDGQASG comes from the coding sequence ATGGACCGCTCGTCGCGGGTGATCCCCGCCCAGGAATACCGTCGCGTGCGCTGGATGAACGGTGCGGGATGGACGCGCGAGATCCATGCCGACCCCGCTGGCGCGGGCTGGGCATGGCGGCTGTCGATCGCCGAGGTCGAGGCCGATGCGCCGTTCTCGGTGCTGCCCGGCGTCGAACGCGAGCTCGTGCTGCTGGAAGGCACCGGCCTGCGCCTTCGCTTCGACGATGGCGAGACGCACGAGTTGCTGCCGCCATACCCGCGCCTGCGCTTTGCCGGGGAACGGGCGCTGGGTGGGCAACCGATCGAAGGGCGCGCCGTCAACTTCAACCTGATGTGGCGCCGTGATGCCGTGATGGCGCAGCTGTGGCATCGGCCGCTGGCAGGCGCGATGGTGCTGTTCGTGGAACCGGGTTCGACCTGGGCCGTGCACCTGCTCGCCGGTCGCGCGCGGCTCGAGGGCGTTGCAGGCCTGCCGGCGCTGGCACCGGGCGACACCGCGCTGCTGGTCGCGCACCGGCAACGTGCGCGCTACGTGCTCGACGGTGGCGGCGAAGCGTTGCTGATCCGGATCGACCCGCGGGAAGACGGGCAGGCATCCGGCTAG
- a CDS encoding ComEA family DNA-binding protein yields the protein MNTIKSLLATLLLSLMLAGAAFAAEKVNINTADAATLDRVLQNVGPAKADAIVAYRKANGPFRSPEQLAEVKGIGLRTVEQNRERIVVSAPRPAKAAAGAAGAGRSAAQTR from the coding sequence ATGAATACGATCAAGAGCCTGCTCGCCACGCTGTTGCTCTCGCTGATGCTGGCCGGCGCCGCGTTCGCCGCGGAGAAGGTCAACATCAATACCGCCGACGCCGCCACGCTCGACCGCGTGCTGCAGAACGTCGGCCCCGCGAAGGCGGACGCCATCGTCGCCTACCGCAAGGCGAACGGTCCGTTCCGGAGCCCGGAGCAGCTGGCCGAGGTCAAGGGCATCGGCCTGCGGACGGTGGAGCAGAACCGCGAGCGCATCGTGGTGTCCGCGCCGCGTCCGGCGAAGGCCGCCGCCGGCGCCGCCGGTGCCGGCCGCTCGGCCGCCCAGACCCGCTGA
- a CDS encoding SET domain-containing protein: protein MPKKKKKIEARLSPIHGNGVFATELIRKGERIVRYKGTLRTHAEVDEEYGDDDEDGHTFLFTLNDEYVVDANVGGNVARWINHSCQPNCESEIEEDAKDRRHKDKVFIHALREIKPGEELTYNYGITLDEPHTARLKKLWACKCGSKKCTGTMLQPKR, encoded by the coding sequence ATGCCGAAGAAGAAAAAGAAGATCGAAGCCCGCCTGTCGCCGATCCACGGCAATGGCGTGTTCGCCACCGAACTGATCAGGAAGGGCGAGCGCATCGTCCGCTACAAGGGCACGTTGCGCACCCACGCCGAGGTCGACGAGGAATACGGCGACGACGACGAGGACGGCCACACCTTCCTGTTCACCCTCAACGACGAGTACGTGGTCGACGCCAACGTCGGCGGCAACGTCGCACGCTGGATCAACCACAGCTGCCAGCCGAACTGCGAGTCCGAGATCGAGGAAGATGCGAAGGATCGCCGCCACAAGGACAAGGTGTTCATCCACGCCCTGCGCGAGATCAAGCCCGGCGAGGAGCTGACCTACAACTACGGCATCACCCTCGATGAACCGCATACGGCCAGGCTGAAGAAGCTCTGGGCCTGCAAGTGCGGCTCGAAGAAGTGCACCGGGACGATGCTCCAGCCCAAGCGCTGA
- a CDS encoding cysteine desulfurase, whose amino-acid sequence MRQDVDWARVREDFPLLGRTVHGKSLVYLDSANTGQKPAAVIEAVDDFYRRHNANVSRAVHALGSEATEAYEGVRGKLARFLNVRADELVLCSGTTFAINLVAYSWALPRLQAGDTILVSRMEHHANIVPWQLVAQRTGATIRVAEIREDGTLDLDALRTAMTPDVKLLAVTHVSNVLGTVNPVREICREARRRGITTVVDGSQAVPHRAVDVAAIGCDFYAFTGHKMCGPTGTGALWARRELLATMPPFLGGGEMIREVSFEGTVFNDPPQKFEAGTPNIAGFIGLGAAVDYLQGIGMAHVEAREAELLAHLTGALDALDGVRIFGRAPEKAAVVSFLVEGAHAHDLATLLDLEGVAVRSGQHCAHPLLQFYGVAATCRASLAFYNTHAEIDAFVAALEKVRRLLG is encoded by the coding sequence ATGCGGCAGGACGTCGACTGGGCGCGCGTGCGCGAGGACTTCCCGCTGCTCGGTCGCACCGTGCACGGCAAGTCGCTGGTGTACCTGGACAGCGCCAATACCGGGCAGAAGCCGGCGGCCGTGATCGAGGCGGTCGACGACTTCTACCGCCGGCACAACGCCAACGTCAGCCGCGCGGTGCACGCCCTCGGCAGCGAGGCCACCGAAGCCTACGAAGGCGTGCGCGGCAAGCTGGCGCGCTTCCTCAACGTGCGCGCCGACGAACTGGTGCTGTGCAGCGGCACCACCTTCGCGATCAACCTGGTGGCGTACTCGTGGGCGCTGCCCCGGCTGCAGGCCGGCGACACGATCCTGGTCTCGCGCATGGAGCACCACGCCAACATCGTGCCCTGGCAGCTGGTGGCGCAGCGCACGGGCGCGACGATCCGGGTAGCCGAGATCCGCGAGGACGGCACGCTCGACCTGGACGCCCTGCGCACGGCGATGACGCCGGACGTGAAGCTGCTGGCGGTGACCCACGTCTCCAACGTGCTCGGCACCGTCAACCCGGTGCGCGAGATCTGCCGCGAGGCGCGCCGGCGCGGGATCACGACCGTGGTCGACGGTTCGCAGGCGGTGCCGCACCGGGCGGTCGACGTCGCCGCGATCGGGTGCGACTTCTACGCCTTCACCGGGCACAAGATGTGCGGGCCGACCGGCACCGGCGCGCTCTGGGCGCGGCGTGAACTGCTCGCGACGATGCCGCCGTTCCTCGGTGGCGGCGAGATGATCCGCGAGGTGAGTTTCGAGGGCACCGTGTTCAACGATCCGCCGCAGAAGTTCGAGGCCGGCACGCCGAACATCGCCGGGTTCATCGGCCTCGGCGCGGCCGTGGATTACCTGCAGGGCATCGGCATGGCGCACGTCGAGGCGCGCGAGGCCGAACTGCTCGCGCACCTGACCGGCGCGCTGGATGCGCTCGATGGCGTGCGCATCTTCGGCCGCGCGCCGGAGAAGGCCGCGGTGGTCTCGTTCCTGGTCGAGGGCGCGCACGCGCACGACCTCGCCACCCTGCTCGACCTGGAGGGTGTGGCGGTACGCTCCGGCCAGCACTGCGCGCACCCGCTGCTGCAGTTCTACGGCGTCGCCGCCACCTGTCGCGCGTCGCTGGCGTTCTACAACACCCACGCCGAGATCGACGCCTTTGTCGCCGCGCTGGAGAAGGTACGCAGGCTGCTGGGTTGA
- a CDS encoding M20 family metallopeptidase — translation MDASKIDRYVGGKWDDEIVPQLVEYIRIPNKSPMFDANWAAHGHMDEAVALMESWARAQSIPGMRVEVVRLEGRTPLIFIEIPAAHGGSNDDCVLLYGHLDKQPEMTGWDDDLGPWKPVLRDGKLYGRGGADDGYAIYGSLAAILALQEQQVPHARCVVLIEACEESGSYDLPAYVDHLADRIGQPSLVVCLDSGCGNYDQLWCTTSLRGLAGGNLAVKVLDEGVHSGDASGVVPSSFRLLRQLLSRIEDQDTGRILIDGLFADIPPERLQQARRAAEVLGTAIYDKFPLVPGLAPMHDDLTELVLNRTWRPALSITGMDGIPPLASAGNVLRPQTAVKLSLRLPPTIDGRRAGELLQEALLRDAPNGAQVTLSLEKAATGWNAPATSPWLEKAIDAASLEFFGRPAMYMGEGGSIPFMGMLGEKFPGAQFMITGVLGPHSNAHGPNEFLHIAMGKRVTASVARVLAEHHLAGERGETTGVAVAADSGTRHGDHGCC, via the coding sequence ATGGACGCCAGCAAGATCGATCGCTATGTCGGCGGCAAGTGGGACGACGAGATCGTCCCGCAGCTCGTCGAATACATCCGCATTCCGAACAAGTCGCCGATGTTCGACGCGAACTGGGCCGCGCACGGCCACATGGACGAGGCGGTGGCGCTGATGGAATCCTGGGCGCGCGCGCAGTCGATTCCCGGCATGCGCGTGGAGGTGGTCCGGCTGGAAGGGCGCACGCCGCTGATCTTCATCGAGATCCCGGCCGCACACGGCGGCAGCAACGACGACTGCGTGCTGCTCTACGGCCATCTCGACAAGCAGCCGGAGATGACCGGCTGGGATGACGACCTCGGCCCCTGGAAGCCGGTCCTGCGCGACGGCAAGCTGTACGGGCGCGGCGGTGCCGACGACGGCTACGCGATCTACGGCTCCCTGGCCGCGATCCTCGCGCTGCAGGAACAGCAGGTGCCGCATGCGCGCTGCGTGGTGCTGATCGAGGCCTGCGAGGAATCGGGCAGCTACGACCTGCCCGCCTACGTGGACCACCTCGCCGACCGCATCGGCCAGCCCTCGCTGGTGGTCTGCCTGGATTCCGGCTGCGGCAACTACGACCAGCTGTGGTGCACCACCTCGCTGCGCGGCCTGGCCGGCGGCAACCTCGCCGTGAAGGTGCTCGACGAGGGCGTGCATTCGGGCGACGCCTCCGGCGTGGTGCCGTCGAGCTTCCGGCTGCTGCGCCAGCTGCTGTCGCGGATCGAGGACCAGGACACCGGCCGCATCCTGATCGACGGATTGTTCGCCGACATCCCGCCCGAACGCCTGCAGCAGGCGCGGCGCGCGGCCGAAGTGCTGGGTACCGCGATCTACGACAAGTTCCCGCTGGTCCCGGGACTGGCGCCGATGCACGACGACCTGACCGAACTGGTGCTCAACCGCACCTGGCGCCCGGCGTTGTCCATCACCGGCATGGACGGCATCCCGCCGCTCGCATCGGCCGGCAACGTGCTGCGGCCGCAGACCGCGGTGAAGCTCTCGCTGCGGTTGCCGCCGACCATCGATGGACGCCGCGCGGGCGAACTGCTGCAGGAGGCATTGCTGCGCGATGCCCCGAACGGCGCCCAGGTCACGCTGTCGCTGGAGAAGGCCGCCACCGGCTGGAACGCGCCGGCCACCTCGCCGTGGCTGGAGAAGGCGATCGACGCGGCCAGCCTCGAGTTCTTCGGCAGGCCGGCGATGTACATGGGCGAAGGCGGCTCGATCCCCTTCATGGGCATGCTCGGCGAGAAGTTCCCGGGCGCGCAGTTCATGATCACCGGCGTGCTCGGTCCGCATTCCAACGCCCACGGCCCGAACGAGTTCCTGCACATCGCGATGGGCAAGCGCGTCACCGCCTCGGTCGCGCGGGTGCTCGCCGAGCACCACCTCGCCGGCGAGCGCGGCGAGACCACGGGTGTCGCGGTCGCCGCGGACAGCGGCACACGCCACGGCGACCACGGCTGCTGCTGA
- the sufD gene encoding Fe-S cluster assembly protein SufD, whose product MTSPLLESLAAGFSGDPARRSLLDAALRDGLPGPRSERWKYTTLRALERRSFAPVETAPTVSPDALAHIDAPRLVFVNGLVDTTLSRLEDLPPGLRLDSAARSPTLPASRGDEDARHATGDDVFARLNAALARDGASLCVDAGAQVADPIHLVFIGAPTETDLAWHLRHRIELGEGASLRVVEHHLSAGPHRHLDNGLLSVLLGAGARLEHARIQHAAEGATVFTRTDANLQADAHYHRVDLELGGALSRHELNVRLEGERATLAAHGVLLAAGRSHLDTRLGIEHAARDTRCDLLWRGIGAGRGRAVFHGGITIHAGADGSDARLSNKNLLLSATAEIDTQPVLVIHADEVQAAHGATVGQLDPGALFYLRSRGLGKDAAKRLLTAAFCREPLAAIGDEALRAALEARIDAALEALSA is encoded by the coding sequence GTGACCAGCCCGCTGCTCGAGTCGCTGGCCGCCGGCTTCTCCGGCGATCCCGCGCGGCGCTCCCTGCTCGACGCCGCGCTGCGCGACGGCCTGCCGGGCCCGCGCAGCGAGCGCTGGAAGTACACCACGCTGCGTGCGCTGGAGCGGCGCAGCTTCGCTCCGGTGGAAACCGCACCGACCGTCTCCCCGGACGCGCTCGCGCACATCGATGCGCCGCGACTGGTGTTCGTGAACGGACTGGTGGACACCACCCTGTCCCGGCTCGAAGACCTGCCGCCCGGCCTCCGGCTCGACAGCGCGGCCCGCTCCCCGACCCTGCCGGCGTCCCGGGGCGACGAAGACGCGCGCCACGCCACGGGAGACGACGTCTTCGCGCGGCTCAACGCCGCGCTCGCGCGCGACGGTGCCAGTCTGTGTGTCGATGCCGGCGCGCAGGTGGCCGATCCGATCCACCTCGTGTTCATCGGCGCGCCGACGGAAACCGACCTCGCCTGGCACCTGCGCCACCGCATCGAGCTGGGCGAAGGCGCCTCCTTGCGCGTGGTCGAACACCACCTGTCGGCGGGCCCGCACCGCCACCTCGACAACGGCCTGCTTTCGGTCCTGCTCGGCGCCGGCGCCCGCCTCGAACACGCGCGGATCCAGCACGCCGCCGAAGGCGCCACCGTGTTCACGCGCACCGACGCCAACCTGCAGGCCGATGCGCACTACCACCGCGTCGATCTCGAGCTGGGCGGCGCCCTGTCGCGCCATGAGCTCAATGTGCGACTGGAAGGCGAACGCGCCACGCTGGCCGCGCACGGCGTCCTGCTCGCCGCGGGCCGCAGCCACCTCGATACCCGTCTGGGCATCGAGCACGCCGCGCGCGACACGCGCTGCGATCTGCTGTGGCGCGGCATCGGTGCCGGGCGTGGGCGTGCGGTGTTCCATGGCGGCATCACCATCCATGCAGGCGCAGACGGCAGCGACGCACGGCTGTCGAACAAGAACCTGCTGCTGTCGGCGACCGCCGAGATCGACACCCAACCGGTGCTGGTGATCCATGCCGACGAGGTGCAGGCCGCGCACGGTGCGACGGTCGGCCAGCTCGATCCCGGCGCGCTGTTCTACCTGCGCTCGCGCGGACTCGGAAAGGACGCGGCGAAACGCCTGCTGACCGCGGCGTTCTGCCGCGAGCCGCTGGCGGCCATCGGCGACGAGGCATTGCGCGCCGCGCTGGAAGCACGCATCGATGCGGCGCTGGAAGCGCTGTCCGCATGA
- a CDS encoding GNAT family N-acetyltransferase encodes MSEPILRPATAADVPALVALVTSAYRGESSRAGWTTEADFLDGNRIDADVLRADIARPRSRVLVAEQDDGLVACAHVADEDGTGYFGMFSVRPDLQGAGLGKRLLDECERIVREDWRLPAMRMTVIDIRDALIGFYERRGYRRTGVFKPFPYGDPRYGIPLRDDLRFEVLEKRFDGAAA; translated from the coding sequence ATGTCCGAACCGATCCTCCGCCCGGCTACGGCGGCCGACGTGCCCGCCCTGGTCGCCCTGGTCACCTCCGCGTACCGCGGCGAGTCCAGCCGTGCAGGCTGGACCACCGAGGCGGACTTCCTCGACGGCAACCGGATCGACGCGGACGTGCTGCGGGCCGACATCGCGCGCCCGCGCAGCCGCGTACTGGTGGCGGAGCAGGACGATGGCCTGGTCGCCTGCGCGCACGTGGCCGACGAGGACGGTACCGGCTACTTCGGCATGTTCTCGGTACGACCGGACCTGCAGGGCGCGGGACTCGGCAAGCGGTTGCTGGACGAGTGCGAGCGCATCGTGCGCGAGGACTGGCGGCTGCCGGCGATGCGCATGACCGTGATCGACATCCGCGACGCCCTGATCGGCTTCTACGAGCGCCGCGGCTATCGCCGCACCGGCGTCTTCAAGCCGTTTCCCTACGGCGACCCGCGCTACGGCATCCCGCTGCGCGACGACCTGCGCTTCGAGGTGCTGGAGAAGCGCTTCGACGGAGCCGCCGCATGA
- a CDS encoding cytochrome C, with translation MRTADALRLPACLLLACAQGGCQPVPAVPATSAGTVAPDEVLVAHGEYIVRIAGCNDCHTAGYAERGGEVPTAEWLTGSPLGYHGPWGTTYATNLRLTVAGLDEAQWLAYTANLHTRPIMPDFMLRQMREHDRRAIHRFVRSLGPAGTAAPAALPPGQVPPEPYYQLVLPPPGPGTAGEPIAQSPQAGHSPVQ, from the coding sequence ATGCGCACCGCCGATGCCCTGCGCCTGCCCGCCTGCCTGCTGCTCGCCTGCGCCCAGGGTGGATGCCAGCCCGTGCCGGCGGTGCCCGCCACGAGCGCCGGAACCGTTGCGCCGGACGAAGTCCTCGTCGCGCATGGCGAGTACATCGTGCGTATCGCCGGCTGCAACGACTGCCACACGGCCGGTTATGCCGAGCGCGGCGGCGAGGTCCCGACCGCGGAATGGCTCACCGGCTCGCCGCTGGGCTACCACGGGCCGTGGGGCACGACGTATGCCACCAACCTGCGGCTGACCGTCGCCGGCCTCGACGAAGCGCAGTGGCTGGCCTATACCGCCAACCTGCATACCCGTCCGATCATGCCCGACTTCATGCTGCGGCAGATGCGCGAGCACGACCGCCGCGCGATCCATCGCTTCGTGCGTTCGCTCGGTCCGGCAGGAACCGCGGCGCCGGCGGCGCTGCCGCCGGGCCAGGTACCACCCGAGCCCTATTACCAGCTGGTGTTGCCGCCCCCGGGCCCGGGCACCGCCGGCGAGCCGATCGCGCAGTCGCCTCAGGCCGGCCACAGCCCGGTCCAGTAG
- the sufC gene encoding Fe-S cluster assembly ATPase SufC, whose product MLRIDNLHASIAGKDILKGLTLHVKPGEVHAVMGPNGAGKSTLGNILAGREGYEVTAGTVEFDGKPLLELEPEERAAAGVFLAFQYPVEIPGVNNTYFLRSALNAQRKARGEPELDSMQFLKLVREKLSVLHLDDRLLHRGVNEGFSGGEKKRNEIFQMAVLEPRLAILDETDSGLDIDALRHVAEGVNALRAPDRSFVVITHYQRLLDYIRPDVVHVLADGRIVESGGPELALELEQHGYAWIADRIAPEATA is encoded by the coding sequence ATGCTCAGAATCGACAACCTCCACGCCAGCATCGCCGGCAAGGACATCCTCAAGGGCCTCACGCTGCACGTGAAGCCGGGCGAGGTGCACGCCGTCATGGGCCCGAACGGCGCCGGCAAGTCCACGCTCGGCAACATCCTCGCCGGCCGCGAGGGCTACGAGGTCACCGCGGGCACGGTCGAGTTCGACGGCAAGCCGCTGCTCGAACTGGAACCCGAAGAGCGCGCCGCCGCCGGCGTGTTCCTCGCCTTCCAGTACCCGGTCGAGATCCCGGGCGTGAACAACACCTATTTCCTGCGCAGCGCGCTCAACGCGCAGCGCAAGGCGCGCGGCGAGCCGGAGCTCGATTCGATGCAGTTCCTCAAGCTGGTGCGCGAGAAGCTGTCGGTGCTGCACCTGGACGACAGGCTGCTGCATCGCGGCGTCAACGAGGGGTTTTCGGGCGGCGAGAAGAAGCGCAACGAGATCTTCCAGATGGCGGTGCTGGAACCGCGGCTGGCGATCCTGGACGAGACCGATTCCGGCCTGGACATCGATGCGCTGCGCCACGTTGCCGAAGGCGTCAACGCGCTGCGCGCACCGGACCGCTCGTTCGTGGTGATCACCCACTACCAGCGGCTGCTCGACTACATCCGCCCGGACGTGGTGCATGTGCTCGCCGACGGCCGCATCGTCGAGTCCGGCGGGCCGGAACTGGCACTGGAACTGGAACAGCACGGCTATGCGTGGATCGCCGACCGCATCGCGCCGGAGGCCACGGCGTGA